From one Culex quinquefasciatus strain JHB chromosome 3, VPISU_Cqui_1.0_pri_paternal, whole genome shotgun sequence genomic stretch:
- the LOC6046520 gene encoding uncharacterized protein LOC6046520 yields MVAVLVLLSSVEAQRRRNTTLASTTTTSELTTIADVTKPAPESSTAPSTILKFVDALRQALERRRAERQQRIEERRANALKDLGNLSDRQREYELQRAERKQTLEEERVARRREMDARRAGRLPSRELDRVNRLRQLRLLAEAVTNEVSPDENEVDGSIRSGDVVRRIVLIEEANGNVRLVDLDSDEGRKLLSRVTAAVESSGAEEVKPADDQQADANKLKLKLGQL; encoded by the coding sequence ATGGTAGCCGTCTTAGTTCTGCTGAGTTCGGTGGAGGCTCAGCGTAGGAGGAACACCACGTTGGCATCAACTACAACGACCTCCGAGCTGACAACAATCGCCGATGTCACCAAACCCGCTCCAGAGTCGTCAACAGCACCCTCCACCATCCTGAAATTCGTGGACGCCCTGCGTCAAGCCCTCGAACGCAGACGTGCCGAACGTCAACAGCGCATCGAGGAACGGCGCGCCAACGCTCTGAAGGACCTCGGTAACCTCAGCGATCGTCAGCGGGAGTACGAACTGCAACGTGCggaacgtaaacaaaccctcgAAGAAGAGCGCGTGGCCCGCCGTCGTGAAATGGACGCTCGCCGAGCCGGTCGACTGCCCTCCCGGGAGCTGGACCGCGTCAATCGGCTGCGTCAGCTAAGACTGCTAGCGGAGGCCGTCACCAACGAAGTCAGCCCGGACGAGAACGAAGTGGACGGAAGCATCCGGTCCGGCGACGTCGTTCGGCGCATCGTGCTGATTGAGGAAGCCAACGGTAACGTGCGGCTCGTTGATCTTGACTCCGACGAAGGTCGCAAGCTGCTGTCGCGGGTAACGGCAGCCGTAGAGAGTAGCGGGGCTGAAGAGGTGAAGCCGGCAGATGACCAGCAGGCAGACGCGAACAAGCTCAAGCTGAAGCTGGGACAGTTGTAA